One stretch of Vicia villosa cultivar HV-30 ecotype Madison, WI unplaced genomic scaffold, Vvil1.0 ctg.000941F_1_1, whole genome shotgun sequence DNA includes these proteins:
- the LOC131632453 gene encoding uncharacterized protein LOC131632453 produces the protein MYVLGNDLSMNAVKQFMLRTWNFVKLPELFYHDDGYFLMKFKNNKEKEMVLLRGPYSIQTMPMILKNWCPEFNFQRDMIRTIPVWIKLPNLPLQIWGASSLGKIGSAVGKPMFTDECTANKLRISYARILVEIDVTKKQKESVTIKDCEGNKFNQPIEFEWEPKYCDTCQKVGHQCEKDKPKIMKKWQPVKTKEDAIAVEVSTPEVPIENSAEQWTEVANVRKLKGRAVFPDVEQKNSLECSNGIDALRLGNGPGGESVPGP, from the coding sequence ATGTACGTGCTAGGGAATGATTTAAGTATGAATGCTGTGAAACAGTTTATGCTTCGTACCTGGAATTTTGTTAAACTCCCTGAACTGTTTTACCATGATGATGGTTATTtcttgatgaagttcaagaaTAACAAAGAGAAGGAAATGGTACTTCTGAGAGGCCCATATTCGATCCAGACTATGCCTATGATATTGAAGAATTGGTGTCCGGAATTCAACTTTCAAAGGGATATGATTCGCACTATTCCGGTATGGATCAAATTACCTAATCTACCTCTGCAAATATGGGGAGCGTCCAGCTTAGGGAAAATTGGGAGTGCAGTGGGTAAACCTATGTTCACGGATGAATGCACAGCCAATAAATTGAGAATTTCGTATGCGAGAATTCTGGTGGAGATTGATGTTACCAAGAAGCAAAAAGAGAGTGTAACAATTAAAGATTGCGAAGGAAACAAGTTTAACCAACCAATTGAATTTGAGTGGGAGCCAAAGTATTGCGATACGTGCCAAAAGGTGGGACACCAATGTGAAAAAGACAAACCAAAAATAATGAAGAAATGGCAACCAGTCAAAACAAAAGAAGATGCCATTGCTGTTGAGGTAAGCACCCCAGAGGTCCCTATTGAAAACAGTGCTGAACAATGGACTGAAGTAGCCAATGTTAGGAAACTGAAGGGCAGAGCTGTTTTTCCAGATGTTGAGCAAAAGAATAGTCTTGAATGTAGCAATGGTATTGATGCCCTCAGGCTTGGAAATGGTCCTGGAGGTGAATCAGTCCCTGGGCCATGA
- the LOC131632454 gene encoding uncharacterized protein LOC131632454 yields MIISWNVRGLNKAGKNKDVALRLLKISPAICILVETRVKEDKASAIRNKLGAMWAYSDNYEHHGNGRIWIMWNETKVQGDFIMWCTAIYAHNAIERRYQLWKDIEGIATNTHDSWMLFGDFNNVLSSSDRIGGNPVLEKEFKALEEMMLRTGLYVKDSIGDHYTWFNNQCNNPVYSRIDWLLGNSKWHQDNQTNKLHVMQPERYRKSFKFPNIIASEDGFLEAVEQNWKMPLEGQPMYRVWRKLYRLQKVILDRSKDIQGISQQISQARENLSSAQQDLIDDRLNADKIQRAKECLQDIIHLTTVEENILRQRSKVNWIKLGDSNNAYFHATLKSKFSNAYIGLLKDNDGNGITDQKMILKEVTEFYRALVGKPASGLNKIDLEIMREGKQLQRDQCASLTALVTEGEIHKVLKKMSDLTAPGIDGYGAKFFKSSWNIIKIDLCMAVKDFFENGRLYRVVNNTVVTIIPKNAAACSIVNVSQAAFIPGQHIQDHIMLAYELIRGYSAKNGPPRCMIQMGIKKAYDSVDWYKVNNELSDNVQAKRGLR; encoded by the exons ATGATTATTTCATGGAATGTAAGGGGTTTGAATAAGGCAGGGAAGAATAAAGATGTGGCCCTTAGGCTTCTAAAAATCAGTCCTGCTATTTGTATATTGGTTGAAACTAGGGTGAAGGAAGATAAGGCTAGTGCTATTAGAAATAAGTTGGGTGCTATGTGGGCTTATAGTGACAATTATGAGCACCATGGCAACGGCAGAATTTGGATCATGTGGAATGAGACTAAAGTCCAG GGGGATTTCATCATGTGGTGCACAGCTATTTATGCTCATAATGCAATAGAGAGAAGATACCAACTGTGGAAAGATATTGAAGGAATAGCTACTAATACTCACGATTCCTGGATGCTCTTTGGTGATTTTAATAATGTGCTTAGCTCCAGTGATAGAATTGGGGGTAACCCAGTGTTGGAAAAAGAATTTAAGGCGCTTGAGGAAATGATGCTAAGAACTGGGCTCTATGTGAAGGATAGTATTGGGGATCATTATACCTGGTTCAATAATCAGTGTAACAATCCAGTGTACTCCAGAATTGATTGGTTGTTGGGTAACTCTAAATGGCACCAAGATAATCAAACTAACAAGCTGCATGTAATGCAACCTGAG AGATACAGGAAGAGTTTTAAGTTTCCAAATATTATTGCCAGTGAAGATGGGTTCTTGGAGGCTGTTGAGCAGAACTGGAAGATGCCTCTAGAGGGCCAGCCTATGTATAGAGTGTGGAGGAAACTCTATAGACTCCAGAAGGTTATCTTGGATAGAAGCAAAGATATACAGGGGATTAGTCAGCAAATTAGCCAAGCTCGTGAGAATCTTAGTTCTGCTCAGCAGGATCTGATTGATGATAGACTAAATGCTGATAAAATTCAGAGGGCCAAAGAGTGCTTACAAGACATAATTCACTTAACCACAGTAGAGGAAAACATCCTAAGGCAGAGGTCTAAGGTTAATTGGATTAAACTTGGTGATAGCAATAATGCCTATTTTCATGCTACTCTCAAAAGTAAGTTCAGTAATGCTTACATTGGACTGCTTAAGGATAATGATGGGAATGGCATAACTGACCAAAAGATGATTCTGAAAGAAGTCACTGAGTTTTATAGGGCTCTTGTGGGAAAGCCTGCATCTGGCTTGAACAAAATCGACTTGGAAATCATGAGGGAGGGGAAGCAACTTCAAAGAGATCAGTGTGCTAGCCTGACTGCTCTGGTGACAGAAGGAGAGATCCATAAAGTCCTTAAGAAGATGAGTGACCTCACTGCCCCGGGCATAGATGGTTATGGAGCGAAATTTTTCAAGTCTTCTTGGAACATTATCAAGATAGATTTGTGCATGGCTGTGAAGGACTTCTTTGAGAATGGAAGGCTCTATAGAGTAGTGAACAATACTGTGGTCACTATTATCCCCAAAAATGCTGCAGCTT GTAGCATTGTCAATGTTAGCCAAGCAGCGTTCATCCCGGGTCAACATATCCAAGATCACATTATGCTCGCATATGAGTTAATAAGAGGTTATAGTGCAAAAAATGGCCCCCCGAGATGCATGATCCAAATGGGTATTAAGAAAGCCTATGATAGTGTAGATTG GTACAAAGTTAACAATGAGCTATCTGATAATGTCCAAGCAAAGAGAGGGCTCAGATAG